From Alteromonas sp. RKMC-009, one genomic window encodes:
- a CDS encoding serine hydrolase domain-containing protein, with protein sequence MTRVSRLPAMCWLAFVMLFPALSAAGDSVPASVDELDAAIEEILEDSHIPSMAWAVIRPGQAAHINTFGVKAPGSSQAVTPSTTYRIASISKMFVGIAAMRLIEQGRINPEDNVRDVLPDLQFENPWQATHPLKVKHLLESTTGWDDLSLKEHVYDNADVMPFSEAFGINPDSRVSRWAPGTRHAYSNSAAVATAMLIEQVTGQPFTDYIRDTLFIPLGFENTFYAEPEQNSDAASGVSGGQVVPHQHLLMYPSGGVSSSINDQAKLLAFFTGRGSPLLSIDSVNRMEVSDTTNVHHFDGGYGIYNFARYYGGYAYRGHDGALTGWTSELAYSPKGGYGFVILQNSDDASVLYKVGRKISDFLVSQTDTPSVISQPAPDEWKQKSGYYRFINTRIEKQYFIERLVAPVMINVEDDGAKLSSVFPPGWNRELTYAGDNRWQNEKGEIVMAAATDPLAGEVVHYGDRVLVKVSAFNAVADKVVLFAWLIFLLIALLYTPVWLINNARGKITTVHGKQLRKWMSLSAVSAFVFLLTLGVGMSNPFVYLAAPGLMSVVLFISSVVLPLVTVWAGIQTVIYSRSGASRWLKGFVLIFIVLQLMVVAYLAYFSAAGIVSWT encoded by the coding sequence ATGACCCGTGTCTCCCGTCTGCCGGCGATGTGCTGGCTCGCTTTTGTTATGCTTTTCCCTGCTCTCAGTGCTGCCGGTGACAGTGTGCCGGCCTCTGTGGATGAACTCGACGCTGCTATTGAAGAAATCTTAGAAGACAGCCACATTCCCTCAATGGCCTGGGCTGTCATTCGACCCGGTCAGGCCGCCCATATTAATACCTTCGGGGTAAAAGCGCCCGGCTCATCTCAGGCGGTAACGCCTTCCACGACTTACCGTATCGCTTCCATCAGTAAAATGTTCGTAGGTATCGCTGCTATGCGACTTATTGAACAGGGACGCATCAATCCTGAAGACAATGTCAGGGACGTTTTGCCTGATCTTCAATTTGAAAACCCCTGGCAAGCGACTCATCCGCTGAAGGTTAAGCATTTACTTGAAAGTACCACCGGCTGGGATGATTTGTCGCTGAAGGAACACGTGTATGACAACGCTGATGTGATGCCCTTCAGTGAAGCTTTCGGGATAAATCCTGACAGCAGGGTATCCCGCTGGGCGCCCGGCACCCGTCATGCGTATTCTAATTCTGCGGCGGTGGCCACCGCTATGCTGATAGAACAGGTAACCGGTCAGCCTTTTACAGACTATATCCGCGATACCCTCTTTATTCCCCTTGGATTTGAAAATACGTTTTACGCAGAGCCTGAGCAGAACAGCGATGCTGCATCCGGCGTCAGCGGTGGTCAGGTTGTGCCTCATCAACACCTGTTGATGTATCCGTCAGGCGGCGTCTCATCCAGTATCAATGATCAGGCTAAGTTGCTGGCATTCTTTACCGGACGCGGTTCGCCACTGCTCAGCATAGACAGTGTTAACCGCATGGAGGTGAGTGATACCACGAATGTGCATCACTTCGATGGTGGTTACGGCATCTATAATTTTGCCCGCTACTACGGCGGATATGCCTACCGGGGGCATGACGGGGCGTTAACCGGCTGGACATCAGAGCTGGCGTATTCTCCAAAGGGTGGATACGGGTTTGTGATTTTGCAGAACAGCGATGATGCCAGTGTGCTGTATAAGGTGGGAAGAAAAATCAGTGACTTCCTGGTTTCGCAGACAGATACCCCTTCAGTGATAAGTCAGCCGGCACCGGATGAATGGAAGCAAAAGTCCGGCTACTACCGGTTTATTAATACCCGTATAGAAAAGCAGTATTTTATCGAGCGTCTGGTAGCGCCCGTTATGATTAATGTGGAGGATGACGGAGCGAAGCTGTCCAGCGTGTTTCCGCCGGGTTGGAACCGGGAATTAACCTACGCCGGTGACAATCGCTGGCAAAACGAAAAGGGTGAGATTGTGATGGCAGCGGCCACGGATCCCCTTGCCGGTGAGGTTGTTCATTACGGCGATCGGGTACTGGTGAAAGTCTCAGCCTTCAACGCTGTTGCCGATAAGGTCGTGTTATTTGCCTGGCTAATCTTCTTACTTATTGCGCTGTTGTATACACCGGTCTGGCTGATAAATAACGCCAGGGGGAAAATTACCACGGTACACGGAAAACAACTACGTAAGTGGATGTCACTGTCAGCGGTCAGTGCATTTGTTTTTCTGCTCACGCTGGGCGTTGGCATGAGCAACCCTTTTGTTTATCTGGCGGCACCCGGTTTAATGTCGGTTGTCTTGTTCATCAGCTCTGTTGTTCTGCCTCTGGTGACAGTATGGGCAGGCATTCAGACGGTCATTTACAGCCGTTCAGGTGCATCCCGCTGGCTGAAGGGCTTTGTGCTGATATTCATTGTGCTGCAACTGATGGTTGTCGCTTATCTTGCGTATTTTAGTGCGGCCGGTATCGTTTCCTGGACATAA
- a CDS encoding 5'-methylthioadenosine/S-adenosylhomocysteine nucleosidase family protein encodes MTLSITGARSLVFALFSLLMLGGCATPSVVTPADNTLSTEAFGPKQFQQEGFTAVVVAYGPEMKGILGRIEADPGAQITQVVKYKGVTYRIGKYHDEPILVFATGMSIANAALTMQMAFDYFPVKQVVYMGIAGAVNPDWQPGDVIVPERWYYHDESVYTNPDKQNPGNYVLPEYYARFLQEQPERRQADPHLPAYKNFHFIQPDEVLIIKDGLDEPVDTAYFSATPRLLDAARSAMLALPDQMILGERKAKLTVGGNGVTGSVFLDNREYRQWTRDVFKAEVTEMESAAVGQVCTINDVDWVIIRAISDLAGGQEGVNVEHIYDQEVSRVGANVLFAVLDALARED; translated from the coding sequence ATGACCCTTTCCATCACCGGTGCCCGCTCACTGGTTTTTGCATTATTTTCGTTGCTGATGCTGGGTGGCTGTGCAACGCCCTCCGTAGTAACCCCCGCTGATAACACGCTTTCAACGGAGGCTTTCGGACCAAAGCAGTTTCAACAGGAAGGTTTTACTGCCGTGGTGGTGGCATACGGGCCTGAAATGAAGGGGATTCTGGGCCGTATCGAGGCGGATCCCGGTGCTCAGATCACGCAGGTTGTGAAGTACAAAGGTGTGACTTATCGTATAGGTAAATACCATGATGAACCCATTCTTGTATTTGCGACGGGCATGAGTATCGCCAATGCTGCACTGACCATGCAGATGGCTTTCGATTATTTTCCTGTAAAACAGGTGGTGTACATGGGGATTGCCGGCGCGGTGAATCCTGACTGGCAGCCGGGTGACGTGATTGTGCCTGAGCGCTGGTACTATCATGATGAAAGCGTGTACACCAATCCGGATAAACAAAACCCGGGCAATTACGTGTTGCCGGAATATTACGCCAGATTTTTGCAGGAACAGCCGGAGCGCAGACAAGCGGACCCGCATCTGCCGGCATACAAGAACTTTCACTTCATCCAGCCTGACGAAGTGCTGATCATTAAAGACGGCCTGGATGAGCCGGTCGATACGGCTTATTTCTCTGCTACCCCCCGTTTGCTGGATGCAGCAAGAAGTGCCATGCTGGCCTTGCCGGACCAGATGATTCTTGGCGAACGCAAAGCAAAATTAACGGTAGGCGGTAACGGCGTGACAGGTTCGGTATTTCTGGATAACCGCGAATACCGCCAGTGGACACGTGATGTATTCAAGGCCGAAGTGACAGAAATGGAATCTGCTGCAGTCGGTCAGGTTTGCACGATAAATGATGTAGATTGGGTTATAATTCGTGCAATCAGCGATCTTGCCGGCGGGCAGGAAGGCGTAAATGTAGAACATATCTACGATCAGGAAGTGTCGCGGGTGGGTGCAAACGTATTGTTTGCTGTACTCGACGCATTAGCCAGGGAAGATTAA
- a CDS encoding diguanylate cyclase — protein sequence MFKILVVEDSQIVRKILNKLVEDNPHFHSVLCSDYAEAKQKLDSGEEFLAAIVDLNLPDAPRGEIVELMLSHDVPTAVLTGNFDETLRTSLIDKGVLDYITKESRYSYMQVIKLIDRLRKNLTTKVLVVDDSTTSNSYLCAFLRKFRFQVLSAFDGVEALQVLAENPDIKLVISDYMMPNMDGFELVKAVRQDRNFQDLVFIGLSANGNSVLSAKFIKSGANDFLSKPFYHEEFFCRVLQNLEAQEMLVTIRDSANLDPLTKTYNRRYLFEQGEALFKNEGRLGGLTVAMIDVDDFKQVNDTYGHKAGDHLLQEFASLMGDCFGKDLYARYGGEEFTVISTRDYAALLDDLNIFLTKVREHEFTEHRLNLTCSIGVCAEEMQNLEQLVEKADARLYRAKYSGKDQIVDMD from the coding sequence ATGTTTAAAATTCTCGTTGTCGAAGACAGTCAGATAGTCCGTAAAATTTTAAATAAGCTGGTGGAAGATAACCCCCACTTTCACAGTGTGCTGTGTTCGGATTATGCTGAAGCAAAGCAGAAGCTGGATAGCGGCGAAGAATTTCTGGCAGCGATAGTCGACCTGAACCTGCCCGACGCTCCGCGTGGTGAAATCGTAGAGCTGATGCTCTCTCATGACGTACCTACGGCCGTACTGACCGGTAACTTTGATGAGACATTACGTACCTCCCTCATCGACAAAGGCGTACTTGACTACATCACCAAAGAATCCCGCTATTCCTACATGCAGGTTATCAAGCTGATTGACCGCCTGCGTAAAAATCTGACCACCAAAGTACTGGTGGTTGATGATTCCACTACCAGTAACTCTTACCTGTGTGCTTTTCTGCGCAAATTCCGTTTTCAGGTGTTGTCAGCATTTGACGGAGTGGAAGCGTTGCAGGTACTGGCTGAAAATCCGGATATTAAACTGGTTATCTCTGACTACATGATGCCGAATATGGACGGCTTTGAACTGGTTAAAGCCGTGCGTCAGGATCGTAACTTCCAGGACCTGGTGTTTATTGGTTTATCTGCCAACGGTAACAGTGTGTTATCTGCCAAGTTCATTAAAAGCGGCGCTAATGACTTCCTGAGTAAGCCGTTTTATCACGAAGAGTTTTTCTGCCGGGTGCTTCAAAACCTCGAAGCCCAGGAGATGCTGGTCACCATCCGCGATTCCGCGAATCTGGACCCGCTGACAAAAACATACAACCGGCGTTACCTGTTTGAACAGGGCGAGGCATTGTTCAAAAATGAAGGGCGTCTGGGCGGACTTACTGTAGCCATGATTGACGTTGATGACTTTAAACAGGTTAATGATACCTACGGACACAAAGCCGGCGACCATCTGTTACAGGAATTTGCCAGCCTGATGGGAGATTGTTTCGGTAAAGATCTCTATGCCCGCTATGGTGGTGAGGAATTCACTGTAATTTCAACCCGTGATTACGCTGCTTTGCTGGACGATTTGAATATCTTTCTGACAAAAGTCCGCGAGCATGAGTTCACCGAGCATCGTCTCAATCTTACCTGCAGCATAGGCGTGTGTGCGGAAGAGATGCAGAATCTGGAACAACTGGTAGAGAAAGCTGATGCCCGGTTATACCGTGCTAAATATTCAGGCAAGGATCAGATTGTCGATATGGATTGA
- a CDS encoding TolC family protein → MKMNLPVLTVSIALILSGCASTGDTTDKALSERVTEEMGNTVSWLPQSDSAVRTASLDQLLPVEAVQALVDEAIAHNPGLQQTLITLKQSKIRETSANASRLPQASASLSGNNSENTDTSYSASVNVSWEIDIWNRIGDSVDAAAFTTRSNAAALQSARATLAASVMQGYLDIISQQKILDIEKKKLAALENSESIILNRYRTGLGTLADLDTARTSSATSRANIAEYENNLASSKRALAVLLGRSDMSLADVAISESFPDVVLPLAALPEQDLARRPDLMAAYYQIKANESSEKVAYKQLLPSLNITAALSDSGATPALSLFKDPVWSLLSSITAPLFQGGELRANIALAELDTLNSWWNYQDTLLTAVQEVQATLDLENSYQRRQLYISQAYSNSRRSQDNYTSQYRQGLSDILDLLSVTQTTYSLEAQLVQLQRNQLSNRIDLGLALGLGVSS, encoded by the coding sequence ATGAAGATGAATTTGCCGGTGCTCACAGTGAGCATCGCATTAATACTGTCTGGGTGTGCCAGCACCGGAGACACCACTGATAAAGCATTAAGTGAACGGGTGACTGAGGAAATGGGGAACACGGTATCCTGGTTGCCTCAGTCAGACTCTGCTGTGAGAACAGCCAGTCTTGATCAGTTGTTGCCGGTAGAAGCCGTGCAGGCGCTGGTGGACGAGGCGATAGCGCATAACCCCGGTTTGCAGCAAACACTCATTACACTGAAGCAATCGAAAATACGGGAGACGTCTGCCAATGCGTCCCGCCTGCCACAGGCATCGGCCAGCTTGTCCGGTAATAACAGTGAAAATACTGACACCTCCTACAGTGCTTCGGTGAATGTCAGCTGGGAAATTGATATCTGGAACCGCATCGGTGACAGTGTGGATGCCGCGGCTTTTACTACCCGCAGTAATGCGGCGGCGTTGCAGTCGGCAAGGGCCACGCTGGCGGCCAGTGTGATGCAGGGCTACCTCGATATCATCAGCCAGCAGAAAATTCTGGATATTGAAAAGAAGAAGCTGGCCGCGCTTGAGAACAGCGAGAGCATCATTTTAAACCGTTACCGTACCGGTCTGGGCACGCTGGCCGATTTAGATACAGCCCGTACCAGCAGTGCAACGTCACGGGCCAATATTGCTGAATATGAAAATAATCTGGCCAGTTCAAAACGTGCACTGGCGGTCTTGCTGGGGCGCAGCGATATGTCACTGGCTGATGTTGCCATCAGCGAATCGTTCCCCGATGTGGTGTTGCCGCTGGCTGCGTTGCCGGAACAGGACCTGGCGCGGCGTCCTGATCTGATGGCGGCGTATTATCAGATTAAAGCTAACGAATCCTCCGAAAAAGTGGCGTACAAACAATTACTGCCGTCACTGAATATTACCGCGGCCCTGAGTGACTCAGGCGCAACACCCGCGCTTTCGTTATTTAAAGACCCCGTGTGGAGCTTACTGAGCAGTATTACGGCACCGCTGTTTCAGGGGGGTGAGCTGCGGGCCAATATCGCGCTGGCAGAGCTGGATACATTGAACAGCTGGTGGAACTATCAGGACACCCTGCTTACCGCTGTGCAGGAAGTGCAGGCAACACTGGATCTGGAAAACAGCTATCAGCGCCGGCAACTGTATATCAGTCAGGCTTACAGTAATTCGCGGCGCAGTCAGGATAACTACACCAGTCAGTACCGTCAGGGGCTGAGTGATATTCTCGATTTATTGTCAGTTACCCAGACTACCTATTCTCTTGAAGCGCAACTGGTTCAGCTTCAGCGCAATCAACTTTCAAACCGTATCGATTTAGGGCTGGCACTCGGCCTTGGAGTATCGTCATGA
- a CDS encoding efflux RND transporter permease subunit, with translation MAANNSSIIGWFARNPVAANLLMLGMIIVGLASLGDIRKEAFPSMDPRFINVSMTYDSGDAVQAEEGIAINIENALEGVPGIKRITSTSTASGSNVQIEKESDYDLDTLLTDVKTKVDSIFNFPSDAEKPVISKGRRQDHVIWVQLYGDTDHATLQQLGDQLERDLLAKDGIREVSTPNFIDPMMSIEIDEAKLQAYGLTMSDIADAINQESATALTTSLRNKEKVIRLKASEQAYYAEDFANIPLLADDSGTFLTIGDVADVTDIFADDAYTLARYNGVNGYGIQIVMDENGDVVNMVAQAKSVVEEWHERGLLPEGVELETWYDRSTMITDRLALLTKNALSGIVLVFITLAVFLNLRVAFWVAAGLPFIFFGTLFFMTDSFVDMTINEMTTFGFIMALGIVVDDAVVVGESVYATRQKYGDTLQNTIKGTMRVAVPTLFGVLTTVATFFALSNVEGGLGKLYSQFGMIVTICLLLSVVESKLILPSHLAHLPTHRKPRKGIADLWGKVQRGADRGLSFFNERMYQPALRKAIQYRYAAVMLFVALFILVIGMPMNGVVRVGFFPSMPGDTVEASMTLQSDASFGQNEKNLTRLENTLNQADDFLMNNLGLEGSGIANLQVTASGDQSGSIIVSLAEGQPYSLDELASKWRELAGEPEGVKQLKIQSRREMVNAFQVELKSISDSTLTAAEASFREALANIDGVHSVESSLTPGEAMLRFELTPQGRALGMDTKSLSQQLLRAFGGEIVQRYLRDKNEVKVRVRYPEADRANPADILNARVRLNDGTVVPLDVVARIIPDSQQKQITRIDGLRALTVSASVVSDKITSTELVEKLNSELVPVLTRQYPDLSVHFAGEAEQQEETQSSMETVFILALVAIYALLAIPLKSYVQPVIIMMAIPFGVVGAILGHWSNGLMMSLLSLNGILALSGVVVNDSLLLVSRYNELRRFGADVQDAIIESCSSRLRAVLLTSVTTFAGLYPILGETSKQAQFLIPAAASLGYGILFATVITLLLIPALVLINEDVRSLMVSGREHLKKRFGDRDDHITAG, from the coding sequence ATGGCGGCGAATAACAGCAGTATCATCGGCTGGTTTGCCCGCAACCCGGTGGCGGCAAATCTGTTAATGCTGGGAATGATCATTGTTGGTCTTGCGTCTTTGGGTGATATCCGTAAAGAAGCTTTCCCCAGCATGGATCCCCGCTTTATCAATGTCTCCATGACCTACGACAGCGGTGACGCAGTACAGGCCGAAGAGGGCATTGCGATTAACATCGAAAATGCGCTGGAAGGTGTGCCGGGTATTAAGCGCATTACCTCGACGTCTACGGCCAGTGGCAGTAACGTACAGATTGAAAAGGAAAGTGATTACGATCTCGATACGCTGCTTACGGATGTGAAAACCAAGGTAGACAGTATCTTCAACTTTCCGTCTGATGCAGAAAAGCCGGTGATATCCAAAGGACGGCGTCAGGATCACGTGATTTGGGTGCAGCTCTACGGTGATACTGACCACGCAACATTGCAACAACTGGGCGATCAGTTGGAGCGGGATTTACTTGCCAAAGACGGTATCCGTGAGGTCAGTACGCCTAACTTTATTGACCCCATGATGTCCATCGAAATCGACGAGGCTAAGTTACAGGCATACGGGCTGACCATGTCTGATATCGCTGATGCCATTAATCAGGAGTCGGCTACCGCCCTCACAACCAGCCTGCGAAACAAAGAGAAGGTGATCCGTCTTAAAGCCTCTGAGCAGGCTTATTACGCAGAAGACTTTGCCAATATTCCGCTACTGGCCGATGACAGCGGCACATTCCTGACAATCGGTGATGTGGCTGACGTGACCGACATTTTTGCCGACGATGCCTACACGCTGGCCCGGTACAATGGCGTGAACGGCTATGGTATCCAGATCGTGATGGATGAAAACGGCGATGTGGTGAACATGGTGGCACAGGCGAAAAGTGTGGTAGAAGAGTGGCATGAGCGGGGTCTGTTACCGGAAGGCGTAGAGCTGGAAACCTGGTATGACCGCAGCACCATGATTACCGACCGTCTCGCCCTGCTGACAAAAAATGCGCTGTCCGGCATCGTGCTTGTATTTATCACGCTGGCAGTGTTTCTGAATCTTCGCGTGGCATTCTGGGTGGCCGCCGGTCTGCCGTTTATCTTCTTTGGTACCCTGTTTTTCATGACTGACAGCTTCGTTGATATGACCATCAACGAAATGACTACCTTCGGGTTTATTATGGCGCTGGGTATCGTGGTGGACGATGCCGTGGTGGTGGGGGAAAGTGTATACGCTACCAGGCAGAAATACGGAGATACGCTGCAAAACACCATCAAAGGCACCATGCGGGTTGCCGTACCCACATTGTTCGGGGTACTGACGACTGTTGCGACGTTCTTTGCATTGTCTAACGTGGAAGGCGGACTGGGTAAACTGTATTCCCAGTTCGGCATGATTGTCACTATCTGTCTTCTGCTGTCGGTGGTGGAATCTAAACTCATTTTACCTTCTCACCTGGCCCATTTACCTACGCACAGAAAACCCCGTAAGGGCATTGCTGATCTGTGGGGCAAAGTGCAGCGCGGTGCTGATCGCGGTTTAAGTTTCTTCAACGAACGGATGTATCAGCCGGCACTGCGCAAAGCCATTCAATATCGCTATGCCGCCGTCATGCTGTTTGTCGCTCTGTTTATTCTGGTGATTGGTATGCCAATGAACGGTGTGGTGCGGGTAGGCTTTTTCCCCAGTATGCCCGGTGACACAGTGGAAGCGTCAATGACGTTGCAGAGTGATGCCAGCTTCGGTCAGAACGAGAAAAACCTGACTCGGCTCGAAAACACGCTTAATCAAGCGGATGATTTTCTGATGAACAATCTGGGCCTTGAAGGTTCAGGCATCGCCAATTTGCAGGTGACGGCGTCCGGTGATCAGAGTGGCAGCATCATTGTTTCACTGGCAGAGGGTCAACCTTACTCGCTGGATGAACTGGCGTCGAAATGGCGTGAGCTTGCCGGTGAACCTGAAGGGGTGAAGCAATTAAAAATTCAGTCCCGCAGGGAAATGGTAAACGCCTTCCAGGTGGAGCTGAAGAGCATAAGTGACAGTACGCTGACGGCAGCAGAAGCTTCATTCCGCGAGGCGCTGGCTAACATCGATGGTGTGCACAGTGTAGAAAGCTCACTGACACCGGGTGAAGCTATGTTGCGTTTCGAATTGACGCCGCAGGGCCGCGCACTGGGCATGGACACAAAGAGCTTGTCACAGCAGTTGCTGCGGGCATTTGGTGGTGAAATTGTGCAGCGCTATTTGCGCGATAAAAACGAAGTAAAAGTGCGGGTACGTTACCCTGAAGCAGACCGGGCGAACCCTGCCGATATCCTGAACGCCCGTGTGCGTTTGAACGACGGCACTGTGGTGCCGCTGGACGTGGTTGCCCGTATTATCCCTGACAGCCAGCAAAAGCAAATCACCCGGATTGATGGTTTGCGGGCGCTTACTGTCTCTGCATCCGTTGTCAGTGACAAAATCACCTCCACTGAGCTGGTGGAAAAACTGAACAGTGAACTGGTGCCGGTGCTTACCCGCCAGTATCCGGATTTGTCAGTGCATTTTGCCGGTGAAGCAGAGCAGCAGGAAGAAACACAAAGTTCTATGGAAACGGTGTTTATCCTGGCACTGGTGGCCATCTACGCTCTGCTTGCCATTCCGCTTAAATCTTATGTTCAGCCAGTGATCATTATGATGGCAATCCCCTTTGGTGTGGTAGGCGCTATCCTCGGTCACTGGAGTAACGGTTTGATGATGAGTCTGTTGTCTCTGAACGGTATTCTTGCCCTCAGCGGCGTGGTGGTGAACGATTCGTTGCTGCTGGTTTCCCGTTATAACGAGTTACGCCGTTTTGGTGCCGATGTGCAGGACGCCATTATCGAGTCGTGTAGCAGCCGCCTGCGGGCAGTATTGCTGACATCCGTGACGACGTTTGCCGGGCTGTATCCTATTCTCGGGGAAACCTCCAAACAAGCACAGTTTCTGATCCCTGCTGCAGCATCGCTGGGCTATGGTATTCTGTTTGCTACTGTCATCACCCTGTTGTTAATTCCTGCACTGGTGTTAATTAATGAAGATGTGCGAAGCCTGATGGTGAGTGGCCGTGAGCATTTAAAAAAACGTTTCGGAGACCGCGATGACCACATTACTGCTGGTTGA
- a CDS encoding DUF2721 domain-containing protein, producing the protein MDTLITPLSELIKIAVAPVFLLAGIAGFLNVMSGRLGRISDRVRVAERNIQTFADAERIQKNKREIIMLWRRVGVINWAIGLCVTAGLLVCSVIVTLFSGELWRINLDTLVITLFILAMASLISALLVFLVEVRLATKTIEYTRNVH; encoded by the coding sequence TTGGATACTTTAATCACCCCCCTTTCTGAACTCATTAAAATTGCCGTTGCGCCGGTATTTTTGCTTGCCGGTATCGCCGGCTTTCTGAACGTGATGTCTGGCCGTCTGGGTCGTATTTCCGACCGCGTACGGGTAGCTGAACGGAATATCCAAACCTTTGCTGATGCTGAGCGGATCCAGAAAAACAAACGTGAAATTATTATGCTGTGGCGCAGAGTGGGTGTGATTAACTGGGCGATCGGCCTGTGTGTGACCGCAGGTTTGCTGGTGTGCTCGGTGATTGTTACTTTGTTTTCCGGTGAATTATGGCGCATCAATCTCGATACGCTGGTCATCACACTGTTTATCCTGGCAATGGCATCACTGATATCAGCCTTACTGGTATTTCTGGTAGAGGTACGGCTTGCTACCAAAACCATCGAATATACCCGTAACGTACACTGA
- a CDS encoding efflux RND transporter periplasmic adaptor subunit, protein MSQQRKTLFITLGAVCVVILAVMLIGGNGAPPGPPGAPSSASAAKPDSAGTENGNEKTQQAAPAGRMPGAGQQQTTTIPEVGVVSVAAKSHKANVEGYGQVNPRFNLTLSAQVSGQVQSLSKRFETGAQFNKGDVLATIDNTDYEQAVAAAQATLEDAKVALEEERLQGQQALSEWQRSGLEGEPSSSLVLRGPQLAAAEATVAQAEKALAQAQRDLAFTQITSPFNSVVVTRSIQPGSFVQSGAEVAALYATNVAEIAIPLSATQWNNLPSPATLKQTPWPVTLTDMDGLTHWEGVVERVEQHLDTTSRQRSAIVVVNDPLAQASPLYFGTYVVAEIAGREWQDVWQIPSSAISQKQEVWYVTQSNTLDKFTPQVLFMENGHAYITPVAGMESAKVVVRPLNSYLVNMKVNPVAEVGNGGE, encoded by the coding sequence ATGAGTCAGCAACGTAAAACACTTTTCATCACTCTGGGCGCTGTCTGCGTGGTCATTCTTGCTGTTATGTTAATTGGGGGAAATGGTGCACCACCGGGACCGCCGGGCGCGCCGTCTTCTGCTTCTGCGGCAAAGCCTGATTCTGCCGGCACAGAAAATGGTAACGAGAAGACGCAACAGGCTGCACCGGCAGGCAGGATGCCGGGCGCAGGGCAACAGCAAACCACTACCATTCCTGAAGTGGGTGTGGTCAGTGTGGCTGCAAAGTCTCATAAGGCCAATGTAGAAGGTTACGGTCAGGTAAACCCCCGTTTTAATCTGACGTTATCTGCGCAGGTATCCGGACAGGTACAGTCGCTGAGCAAACGGTTTGAAACCGGCGCACAGTTTAATAAAGGGGATGTGCTGGCCACCATCGACAATACCGATTATGAGCAGGCTGTAGCGGCAGCACAGGCTACGCTGGAAGACGCAAAAGTGGCGCTGGAAGAAGAACGCTTACAGGGTCAACAGGCACTGTCTGAATGGCAACGCTCCGGACTGGAAGGTGAGCCATCATCTTCTCTGGTTCTGCGCGGACCGCAATTGGCTGCGGCAGAAGCCACAGTTGCCCAGGCAGAAAAAGCGCTGGCGCAGGCGCAGCGTGACCTGGCCTTTACTCAAATTACTTCACCGTTTAACAGTGTGGTGGTAACCCGCAGCATTCAGCCTGGCAGCTTTGTGCAATCCGGCGCTGAAGTAGCCGCATTGTATGCCACGAATGTAGCAGAAATCGCCATACCGCTGTCAGCGACACAATGGAACAACCTGCCGTCACCGGCGACACTGAAACAAACGCCCTGGCCGGTCACACTGACCGACATGGACGGTTTAACCCATTGGGAAGGTGTGGTTGAGCGGGTAGAGCAGCATCTGGACACCACATCCCGACAGCGAAGCGCGATCGTGGTGGTCAACGACCCGCTTGCTCAGGCATCTCCGCTGTATTTTGGTACGTATGTGGTGGCAGAAATTGCCGGCCGTGAGTGGCAGGATGTGTGGCAAATTCCGTCTTCTGCAATTTCGCAGAAACAGGAAGTCTGGTACGTCACGCAAAGCAACACGCTGGATAAATTTACCCCGCAGGTGTTGTTTATGGAAAACGGTCACGCCTACATTACGCCAGTTGCCGGTATGGAGAGCGCGAAAGTGGTTGTGCGGCCGCTGAACAGTTACCTCGTTAATATGAAAGTAAATCCGGTAGCGGAGGTCGGCAATGGCGGCGAATAA